The Chitinophaga niabensis genome segment AGCACACAGCCCAGGAGGCTTTGCCATACGCTCCAAAGCAGGAAGCTGCCCTCCTGCCCTTCCCAGAAGCAGCTAAACAGGTATTTCACCTCCAGGTCGCGGGAAGAGTGCTGCCAGGCATATTTGTATTCAAAAAGGTGATTGGCAATGATGTAGTAAAGGATGCTGAATACAGCAATGATGGAAGCCGTTTGCACAAAAAAGGCCCAGCGGCCGAGTTTGAGCCAGGAGGTCTTTTTTAATTCATCCGTAGCCCTTGTACTGTTGAAGAACGACACCAAAGCAACGAAAGACGCTACAAACGCCACTATGCTGAAGAAATGGCCTAACTGGCCGGGTAGCAGATGCTCCCCTATATATTTTATATTTTCCAAGATACTACCGTAAGATGTTATAAAAAAGGTGGGAAAATGGTAACGACGATATACAGTTGTTTTCCTTAAATTTCTTTAGAAGCGCTATAGGCAGTTTGTTCCTCCTTGTATTTGGAAGGACATTTCATTAAGATCTTACTGCAATGGAACTCATTACCCATCATCTTGCCGGTGAGTACCAGTTCTGTGGATTTTTCGAAGTCGGTAGGACGGGTGCCGTTGAAGACCACCTTGGTGATCTCACCGCTTTTGTCCTTCATATAAAAACTGAAATAATTGGCATCTTTGGCAGGATCATAAACCACTGCCTTGGCAGTGTCCAGGGCCCCGATCACGTGGATCTCCTTTCCTTCTTTCTTTTTGGCCGTAGCGAAGGTTTCATAGGTACTGAAATCCCCTACCAGCATTACCATGCCGGCAACGCACACCGCTATTACGATCAGTAAAATTAAACTTGTCTTCTTCATCCTTACCAGATTATTAATAAACAAAGATAGCCAAAAACCTGAATGCCTATGGCTGATATTCGTCAGGTTTCCTCCCCCCGGAACCAATTTTTACCTTTACCTTTGCGGCGAAATAAGCAAAGTACTGATTTATCATGGCTGATCTATCGAATTTTGATCCCAACGCCCCGGGGCTGCTGTCTAACAACATATTCGGGCTGCCCTTCAGCGAAGATGAAGCACGGCTGGTGCTGTTGCCGGTGCCCTGGGAAGTGACAGTGTCCTACAACAATGGAACAGCCCGCGGGCCGGAACGTATTTTCAAGGCCTCCCACCAGGTGGACCTCTACGATGCGGATGTAAAAGATGGCTGGAAACAGGGCTTCTTTATGCGGGAAAGCGACCGGCAGCTGTTGCTCCGCAGCGATTACCTCCGCAAAGAAGCAGAATTGTACCTCAAATTCCTCGCTGAAGGCGGGGATGTGAAGGAAAACGACTTTCTCCGCAGGTCCCTCGAAGATGTGAACCGTGGTACGCAAAAGATGAACGACTGGGTATATGCCCAAACCCGGGAACTGCTGCAAAAAGGCAAACTGGTAGGGCTGATCGGCGGGGACCACAGTACACCCCTGGGATATTACAAAGCCATTGGAGAGCATAAAGGTGATTTTGGTATTTTGCAGATAGATGCCCATTGCGATCTGCGCGACAGTTACGAAGGATTCAAATACTCACATGCTTCCATCATGTACAACGCGCTGCAGGAAGTACCCCAGCTCAAAAAACTGGTACAGGTGGGTATCCGCGATTATTGCGAGGAAGAACTGGAATATATCCGCAAGAGCGAAGGCAAAGTGTATACCTTCTTTGACCAGGAAATGAAAGAAAGGCTGTTTGAAGGAGAAAGCTGGAAGAATATTTGTGACAATATCGTAGCGCAATTGCCCGAACAGGTATATATCAGCTTTGACATTGATGGCCTCGATCCCAAGCTGTGCCCGCATACCGGCACACCCGTAGCCGGAGGGCTGGAAGGGCCACAGGTGTTCTACCTCTTCAGGAAAGTGCTGGAAAGCGGCCGCAAACTGATAGGGTTCGATCTGAATGAAGTGAGTGCAGGGCATGACGACTGGGATGCCAATGTAGGCGCCCGCATGCTTTTTAAATTGTGTAACCTGATCGTTAAATAAAAATGTACAAACTCAGAATACTACATCCCAATGCTATGACACGCCTGCGTTTGCAGCCGGTAATGCATGGCATGGCGGGTATCCTTTTCCTTTTTAATGTGATCGGCATCTATAAAATGGATGATCCCAACTGGCTGATTGCGGCGCTTTTTGTGATCATGGGGCTGGCCAGCATCTTCTTCCCTTTTATTATGAAGAACATCCGCAAATTCGGCGAAGCAAACTCGCTGATGCGCATGCTGCAGGCCTTTACGCTCATGAGCGGATGTTTATACTTCCTCTCCCACCTGCAACCCATTGTGGGCTTCACGATGCTGCTGGCAGGATTAGGAATGGCCTATATCGGTTATGCGGAGTTTAAGATACTGCAACCCTCTTTCATTGAGATTGATACCACGGGCATTACGCTCCCCGGCATCTTTTCCAACCGCCGGACCGGATGGAACGAAATGAAAAACGTAATTTTGCGGAATGACCTGCTCACGCTGGACTTTAAGAACAATAAGATCCTGCAGCTGGAAGTACTCGATGAAATATCGCCACTGAAAACAGCAGAGATGAATACTTTTTTTGAAAAACGGACCCAATCATAACATGAACGTATCGCCATATATATTGTATTCAGACGGGAAGGGAAATATCTTTGAAGATACGTCTCTCTACGTAGTAGGCCGCAGTGGCTGGGATGCTGTACCTATCCCCGAAGATGAATGGATAGAATTGCCGCAGGGCGGACAGTTGTATGAACTGCCCGGACGCCGTGGTATTGGTATAGATGTGGAAACCGGCGATATGCGGCTCTGCGAAAAAGGCTGGGCCGTAGCGGCGTTCATTCCTCCTGCACATACCGCCTTTTACATCGCGGCATATGAAACAGCACCGGATGCTCCTACCCTGCCGCTGTTCTGTTATGTAGCAGCCGGATGGCACAACGATAAGTTCTATGTACCCGCCATGCGGATAGAAAATGATATCCGCCAGGAAGCAGCGGGCTTTGATGATAAAAAAGTACACAGTGGCGTTGAGCAGATGATGGAAGCATACCCGCACAACAGGCTGGTACAACACCTCGCCAATAATTGCGCGTTAACCTATCACTGCCCTGCCGCCAGGAATTATTTCATCGGCAGATGGGAATGCCCTATCCCCACTTCTCCTGCCTGTAATGCCAATTGCCTGGGCTGCATTTCCTTTCAGCCGGAAGATGAAACCATCGTATCCCCGCAGGACCGGCTCACCTTCAAACCCACGGCAGCAGAGATCGTGGAGTTCACGGTGCCGCATCTTGAAACAGCACCTTTCCCGATTGTAAGTTATGGACAGGGATGTGAAGGAGAACCTTTGCTGATGTGGGAAACCATCCGCGAATCCATTATCGAAATAAGGAAACATACCCCCAAGGGAAGTATCAATATCAATACGAACGGCAGTAAACCAAATGCAGTAAGGGAACTATGTAAAGTTGGCCTGAACAGCATCCGCGTAAGCCTGAACTCTGTTCGTGAACACATCTACACACCTTACTACCGCCCCAATAACTACACTTTCAGAGACATCGTGGAAAGCATTAAAGTAGTGCGTGAACACGGTGGCTGGGCCTCCATCAATTACTTCGTATTCCCCGGTATGACGGATAGCGTGGAAGAATATGAAGCACTAAGGGAACTGATCCGCGAAACAGGATTAAGCATGATCCAGTGGCGCAGTTTCAACATTGATCCGGATTGGTACCTGGGCAAGATCGGCGTTACAGAAACCGGCGAGTGCCTGGGTATGAAACAAATGATCGAATTGATCCGGGAAGAATTCCCCGATCTCAAATTCGGCTATTTCAACCCGCCCATAGAAAGGATCAATGGGAACTATGAGATGGACTTTGCACACGCTTAGGATCAGTGAGGTTCACCCTGGATGTTTTGTACATTTTGCACACGCTTAGGCAGCAATAACCTGAATCCAAAAAATGTGAGTACGCAGATGGCTGCCACTGTATACCACCAGTTCGTATAACCCAGGTGACGTACCACGTATGCCCCTAAAGTAGGCGCTACGATCGTGGATACACAATAGGCCACGGTATACAGGCCGGCATATTCCCCGCGGTTATGGTCCTGGCTCCGGTGGATCCAGAAGTTATTCATAAAAGGCATCGTGAGCATTTCCGCAAGTGTGAAGGACAGTGCGTAAATAAATGCCACAAACACATAAGGCGGAAAGATATTAAACAACAGGTAAGAGAAACCCATCATGATCACACCATAACCAATGTACAATACATCCGGCCGCTTGTTCTCCAGCTTATACACCAGGATCATTTCAAACAACGCGATCGCCACACCGTTCACAGACATACTCAGCCCTATCATAGCTTCAGACATGAGGAATTTTTCCTTGAAGAATACAGGAACGATATTGAACATCTGGAACAGGCAGACCCCGTTCAGCATTACCAGGATGATAAAGAAAATATAACGCCCGTCCCGGTAAGCAGAACCATTGCCCTTCACCACTTCTTTTTTCACTTCCTTTTTTACAGGGCCGTGTACAGGCTTCAGCACAGCACGTAGTAATAATGCCGCAGCGATACAGGTAAGGCCATCTGCCCAGAATAATAACCTGTAATTGAAACTGGCCAGCAAACCACCTACAGCAGGGCCCACTGCCCAGCCCATATTCACCGCCAGGCGGATGAGGGAATAGGAACGCAGCCTGCTGGATTCATCGCTGTAGTGTACCACTGCCGCAGCGTTGGCAGGTCTGAAACCTTCTCCCACCATACCCAGTATAAAGATGGTAACCACAAACTGCGGAAAAGTACGCATCTGGCCCAGTACAATGAACATAACCCCATTGAGCACCAGGCTCCAGAACTGGATGGGATAAAAACCCAGCTTATCAGATAATTTTCCTCCCAGCACAGCCCCTGCTATAGCACCAATGCCATATACGGTAATGGTAAATCCTGCCTGTTCCAGCGGAAAATGCAATTCAAACGTGAGGTAAACCGTTAAGAAAGGAATTACCATGGTGCCGCTACGATTGATCAGCAGCACAGATGCCAGCCACCATATGGGTTTTGAGATACCACCATAGGCACTTTTATAGAGCGATAGTGTTTGGTTGAACATAATTTATTATGGAATCGAAGCTAAACATCCATCTATCAACTACCAAATGGAAAGTGATCAATAAGATTTAACATATTATCACTGAAGGATAAAGAATAACCCGTAACAAAAAAATATTAACTTTGGAACAAGATGGCAGATCAAAAACAAGGAAAGAATCTTAAAGCACTGGGTATAACCATTGGAGTACATGCGTTATTGTTAGTAGCGTTGTTCCTGATCGGCTTTTCCGCGCCTCCTCCATTGCCTGATCAGGACCTGGGCATGGAAGTGAACCTGGGTACATCTGATGACGGTATGGGAGATGAACAGCCGCTCAATCCTAATCCGCCTGCTGCCAGCCAGCCGGTGCCATCTGCTCCGCAAAACTCACCTGCGCCGGACAAAACGGAAGGTAATACGGAAGAATTAGCCACACAGAATGAAGAAGAAGCGCCGGAAGTGGCCAAACCCGTTAAACCTGCCCCTAAACCAAAAGAGATTGCCAAAACTTTAGATATAAAACCGGAAAAAACACCTAAGCCCAAAGCCGTACAACCACCTGCCCCTACTCCTCCTGCACCGAAACCAAAGCCTAAAGCGGTATTCACCGGCGGTACTTCCAATAGTGCCAACAGCGGAAACAGCGCCAATGGCAGTAACAACTCAACAGGAGAAGGTAATACAGGCCGCCCGGGAGACCGTGGCGTGATAGGGGGAGATCCTAATGCAACAGGTTATACCGGAACACCTGGTGCAGGAAGAGGCGCTTCTGACTTCAACATGAGGGGCAGAAGCCTGGTGAACCGCCCTGCTGTTAGCTGGGATGGGAACGAAACCGGCTATGTAGCTGTAAACATCAAAGTTGACAGGGATGGAAATGTGACCAATGCAACCTATACCATAAGAAATTCCACCATCAACAACCCACAGGCGATCCGTATCGCCATTGATGCCGCAAAACGTCTGAAGTACAATGCCAGCCCGGATGCACCGGAAGAACAATTCGGTCCCATCCGTTTTTATTTCAAAGCTCAATAATAAGATAACAGGCCGTACAGAATATTCCGTGCGGATTCCCGTTATTATTTATCATTCCCAGGACTTAAATCTATGGTGCAACAGCGATACAGTTTGTTACTGCTGATAGTGGGATTATTAACTGCGGCCTCTTTACAGGCGCAGACATTTCCCGGTTATCACACCAGCCAATACGCCGGTATACATGCCGTTCCTTTCAACCCTGCCAGTGCAGCCGGCAGCAGGTACCGCTGGGATGTGAACATCGTTGGCGCGGATGCCAAAGCAGGCAACACTTACATCAAATTCAACAAAGCCTCCCTCCTTTCCGGCGATTCCCTGAAAAGGTTTGTGGACTGGTTCCCGGATACACTTTCCAAAAATCTGCAACATGCCTGGGGCAGTGTGGATATTATGATGCCCTCCGCCCTTTATTCCATCAATGAAAGCCAGTCTATTGCTTTCACATGGAGGGTACGGGCTTCTTTCAACGGCGGGAATATGCATACGTCCACTGCTAATTTCTTCAGCCTGAACTACCCTAATCCACGTATGTACAACCGTACAATAGCGGAAGAATATAGCGGTTTTTACGGCCAGGCATGGAATGAATTCGGCTTTACCTATGCGAAAGTGTTTAAAGATGTAGGAGATCACCGCTGGAAAGGCGGCATCACCTTAAAATACCTGGGCGGGCAGGCTGCAGGATATGCTGTAGGCCGCGACGGGTCTTTTGTTTTTGAGAGCAGAAGCCGGGTAGATATCAATAGCGGAAAACTGAACTACGCTTACAATGCTGAAATGGATGCCTGGGATGGCAGTTTTGGCACCCTCTACAGCCCTTTTCAAAACCCCGGCATTGGCGCGGATATTGGCGTGATCTACGAATGGCGCCCTGATTCTGATGGTTTTGGCAGTTATTACGAAGACGATACCTGGAACCCCGATGCCGATACATGGAAAGCAAGGATAGGCGTTTCCATTGTAGACATTGGCGGTATCAGCTATACCAAATCCCTTTACGCAGCCAACCTGGACCTGCGGGTACAGGATTATGATGCCTACCTGCTGGAAAAAAGGAAAGGTGAAAGCATTTCCCAATACGCCAGGCGCATGAGCACACAGTTTGCACATGTGGATTCGGATGCAGGAGATAAATTCTACATGAACCTCCCCACCTCCCTGAACTTAATGGGAGATTATAATATCGACGGCCGCTTTTTTGTAAGCGCCAGCGCTACGATCGGTTTATTGGGCGGCCAGAAGGACGATCATAAAACGAATGCGCTGACACAACTGCTGGTAACACCCCGTTATGAAACGCAGCACCTGGGGGTTTATCTGCCCTTTTCCGTGAACCGTTACGGGCAGGCAGATGCAGGGTTTGGATTACGTGCCGGCCCATTGGTGATAGGCTCTGCCAGTTTGTTTTCAAACCTTGCACGCAGCACCGTGAATCATGCGGATGTATTCGTAGCTTTGCGCATAATTCCCATCCGCTTTAACAGAGGCAGCTGGGATAAAGGCGGCGGAGGCATCTTCCGTAAACGGAGGAACAACCTTGGTTGTCCGAGTGTACCATAGCAAGGCATATGAACTATCAGCAAACCATCGATTACCTGTACGGGCAGTTACCCATGTTCAGCAAAGTGGGCGCTTCCGCATTAAAGAACGACCTGCTCAATATCCGCGAATTATGCGGCATACTGGAACATCCTGAAACAAAATTCCCATCCGTACATATAGCAGGCACCAATGGCAAAGGCTCTACCAGCCATATGCTCAGCGCCATCTTTCAACAGGCCGGATATAAAACGGGCCTGTACACCTCCCCTCACCTCCATGATTTCCGGGAACGCATCCGCATCAATGGCGTAATGATACCGGAAGAAGATGTGATACAATTTGTAGCGCGCATGCGGTCGTCCATGAACACCATCCAGCCTTCCTTCTTTGAAGTAACGGTAGCCATGGCCTTTGAATACTTTGCACAGCAGAAGGTGGACATTGCTATTATAGAAACCGGGCTGGGCGGCCGTTTGGACAGTACCAACATCATCACCCCCATCCTCTCCCTGATCACCAATATCAGTTATGATCACATGAACATATTGGGCGACACCCTGCCTTTGATCGCCGCTGAAAAAGCAGGCATCATCAAACCGGATGTTCCCGTAGTGATCAGTGAAACGCAGGAAGAAGTAGTGCAGGTATTTAAAGGAACAGCAGACCTCCGCCATTCACCGATCCGTTTTGCGGACCAGGACTGGCGCATCACAGCACATGAACCTTCCACAACGCTTTTAAAGATCACAGTAGAAGATGTGTTAAATAAAAAATCCTATCCCCTCGTATTAGATCTCCCCGGCCATTACCAGGAGAAGAATATATTAGGTGTACTCAGCGCCGTGCAGATCCTGCAGCAGGCTGGCTGGAAGATCAGCACCACAGACCTCACTATTGCTTTATCCAAAGTTAAACAGCTTACAGGGCTGGGAGGCAGATGGCAAGTGGTGAAAGAACATCCTTATACCGTATTGGATGTGGGGCATAACGAAGCCGGCATCAGGGCCATACTGGAACAACTGAGCTTAGTGTCCTACAAACGCCTGCATATTGTAATAGGGTTTGTAAAAGATAAAGATGTGGAAGCGGCATTAAAACAGCTTCCTGCTGATGCTATCTACTATTTCACCAAAGCACAGATCCCCCGTGCCATGCAGGAAACAGACCTCATACAGATAGCACATGCGGTAGGTTTACAGGGTAATGCTTATGCTGATGTTCCAGCAGCTTATAAAGCTGCGCAGGAACATGCTTCGCAGGATGATATGGTGCTGGTATGCGGGAGCGTGTTTATTGTGGGAGAAGTGCCGCTTTAAGCTCCCTGTACGGGCATATATTATCCCGGCAGTACTACTGCTTTAAGCTCCCTGTACTTCTGCAGCGCATAGAACAGGCAGGACACATGAAGGCTTTGCAGGAACTGGTGATCCTTCAGCAACTGTTCCACTTCCGCTACATCCACCAGGATCACTTCAATCTCTTCATTATGATCTAACTGCTGCTCCTGCACTTTTTTACCGCCCAATGCAAGGAACATATGTGTGAGATTGGTATTAACGGAAGGGTTCGGTGATACAGCACCAAGGCTGTGTACCTCCGAAAAAGCATACCCCGTTTCTTCCAGCAGCTCCCGCTTCATCGCTGTTTCAGGGGAAGCATCTGTTGCATCTATCACACCCCCTGGTATTTCAAGCAGTACCTTACCCACAGCATGCCGGTATTGCCGGATCAGGATCACTTTATTATCTTCTGTTACGGCCATTGCATTGGCCCAGTCCGGATACTCCAATACATAATAAGGATCAACAATTCTGCCATCTGCCAAAACACATTTGTCCCTCCTTACGGTTAACCAGGGTTCTTTATGCAGGTATTCTGATGATAATAATTTCCATTCCATATAATTCGAATTAACTACTTCCAGCCTTCGCGTTCTTTCAGGCGCTCAATATGAGCAAGATGATGTAAACCATGCCAGGAGTAATTGGCTAAATGCGTTGAAAGATCGTAAGAGGCATTATTACCGGGATGAAAGAAGGTACGGTCCCAGTCTTTTGCCTCCATATGTTCCAGCACGGACACCCAGCGTGCATGTAATGCATGCAGTAAAGTGATGGACACGTTGATGGGTGTATACTGCACATCTGCCAGTTCCGCCCAGGCTTCCTGGTCGTATGGTTTGATAGTAGGATTATCTTCTGTAAGTGCCAGCTTAACCCGCGTAAAACCATTCATATGTGAGTCTGCAACATGGTGTACTACCTGTGCAACCGTCCAGCCACCGGGGCGGTAAGGGGTTTGCAGCTGATGGGCATCCAGTGTTTGGACTGCTATCTCCAGCAGCGAGGGCAGGTAACGGATATCGTTGATCAGTCTTTTGCGCATCTCTGCGTTCACCATAGCTGGTGCAACAAAGGGGCCGATGGGAAAGCGTAAATCTTCCATATATCTTATGAATTTTCGCGGAGATCTTTACCTGTGAGATGGATGAAAACATCTTCCAGGTTCGCCTGCTTCACTTCCTTCTTCCTTTCAAAACCACCTGCTACCAATTGATCGATCAAAGCGTCCGGGGAATCCAGGGCAATGATCTCTCCACTGTCTACAATAGCGCAACGGTCGCAGAGGAACTCTGCTTCATCCATATAATGTGTGGTGATCACTACCGTAGTGCCCTGGGCACGCACCTGCTGGATGAGTGTCCAGAGATTGCGGCGGGCCTGCGGGTCCAGCCCGGTGGTGGGCTCGTCCAGGAATATGATACGGGGTTTATTGATCAGGGTGGTAGCGATGGAAAAACGTTGTTTCTGGCCACCGGAGAGGGATTTGAACTTAGCCCCGGCCTTGTCTTCCAGGTTAAACTCCTTCAGTAAAGCGCGTGGTTCCACCTTCTTGTTATACAATCCGCCAAACATCTCTATCAGCTCTACCAGGTTGAGACCGGGGTAATAACCCGCAGTCTGTAACTGTACGCCAATGATCTTCTTGATCGCTTCCGGGTCTTCGTCCAGGTTGTATCCATCCACCATCACCGTGCCGGACGTTTTCTGCCGGAGGGTTTCAATGATCTCCAGAGTGGTGGACTTCCCGGCACCATTAGGCCCCAGCAGGCCGAACACCTCGTTCTCATACACATCAAAGCTGATCCCCTTCACGGCGGTGAAGTCGCCATACTGTTTTACCAGGTCCTTCACCTCGATGATCTTGCGTTTTTCCATGCCGCCAATTTACTATAAAAAGCGAAGAGACGCAATTACATGCGTCTCTTCTGCCTGAATAAATAGTTAGTAAGCTGTTATTTGGATGCCGTTCTGTCGGCGGGTTTGTTGATGAAGATCTGTGTAAAGTAAACGATATTTCCTTTACCTTTTGCTGTGCCAATACCTATCAGGTTAAAATTACCCAGCATGTTCTTCCGGTGGCCGGGGCTTTTGATCCAGCCATCCACAACTGCTTCCGCGCTTAAATTCCCGTAGGCAACATTTTCTGCTGCAGCGCTTACACGCCCCAGTTTTTTGGAAATGTCGTCTATACGTTGTTCAAATCCATCGTGCCCGAAGCCGGTGCGGCCGTTAGCCATTGATTTGCTGTGGCTGCGGGCTTCCAAGCTCAGTGTTTCGTTGAGGGATAAAGGGGCCAGACCTTTCGACTTACGAAATTTGTTCACATAGAACAGGATGTCTTGTTCTTCATCACCGCTATTCCTTACTGAACTGGCGGAGGAAGTGTTGCCGGAAACGGACTTGCTGCAAGCGCTTGCCTGTGAGGCAACAATCACCGCTGCAGAGAAAAAAAGGATCTTAAAAAAGTGCTGGTTCAACATAGTTTTCTATAAACGATTAACTAATAGAGAAAATTGTTTGATCCAATATCGCGCCAAAAGTTTAACGGATGATGGGAAGCACCTCTTCGATCAGCTTTTTAGATCCGATAAAGATGGGTATACGTTGATGCAGTTCAGTAGGTTTAATATCCAGTAAGCGTTGATTTCCATCTGAAAACGCCAGCCCGCCAGCCTTTTCCATCAAAAAGGACATGGGGTTACATTCATAACAGAGCCTCAAACGCCCCTGTGCATATTTGCCAAAGGCCGGGTACATAAAAATACCTCCCTGTACCAGGGTACGGTGTATTTCAGACACCATGCAGCCAATGAAACGGTGGCGGTAGACCTTTTCCGTAGCATCTTTTGCCATGAAATGGTCAATAGCCTTTTGCACCTTTTTCTCGTACAGGTGATAGTAACCAACGTTAATGGAAAAGATATCGCTTTCGTCCGGCACCTTCATATTGGGATGAGAGAGGCAGAACTCGCCTATGCTGGGGTCCAGCGTAAAGCCCTGTACACTTCTGCGGGTAGCATATACCAGCATGGTAGAAGAACCATAAATGATATAACCTGCCGCTATCTGCTGGCTGCCGGGCTGCAGGAAGTCTTCCAGCTCAC includes the following:
- a CDS encoding YfiT family bacillithiol transferase gives rise to the protein MEDLRFPIGPFVAPAMVNAEMRKRLINDIRYLPSLLEIAVQTLDAHQLQTPYRPGGWTVAQVVHHVADSHMNGFTRVKLALTEDNPTIKPYDQEAWAELADVQYTPINVSITLLHALHARWVSVLEHMEAKDWDRTFFHPGNNASYDLSTHLANYSWHGLHHLAHIERLKEREGWK
- a CDS encoding ABC transporter ATP-binding protein is translated as MEKRKIIEVKDLVKQYGDFTAVKGISFDVYENEVFGLLGPNGAGKSTTLEIIETLRQKTSGTVMVDGYNLDEDPEAIKKIIGVQLQTAGYYPGLNLVELIEMFGGLYNKKVEPRALLKEFNLEDKAGAKFKSLSGGQKQRFSIATTLINKPRIIFLDEPTTGLDPQARRNLWTLIQQVRAQGTTVVITTHYMDEAEFLCDRCAIVDSGEIIALDSPDALIDQLVAGGFERKKEVKQANLEDVFIHLTGKDLRENS
- a CDS encoding cytochrome c maturation protein CcmE domain-containing protein, producing MKKTSLILLIVIAVCVAGMVMLVGDFSTYETFATAKKKEGKEIHVIGALDTAKAVVYDPAKDANYFSFYMKDKSGEITKVVFNGTRPTDFEKSTELVLTGKMMGNEFHCSKILMKCPSKYKEEQTAYSASKEI
- a CDS encoding energy transducer TonB family protein, whose product is MADQKQGKNLKALGITIGVHALLLVALFLIGFSAPPPLPDQDLGMEVNLGTSDDGMGDEQPLNPNPPAASQPVPSAPQNSPAPDKTEGNTEELATQNEEEAPEVAKPVKPAPKPKEIAKTLDIKPEKTPKPKAVQPPAPTPPAPKPKPKAVFTGGTSNSANSGNSANGSNNSTGEGNTGRPGDRGVIGGDPNATGYTGTPGAGRGASDFNMRGRSLVNRPAVSWDGNETGYVAVNIKVDRDGNVTNATYTIRNSTINNPQAIRIAIDAAKRLKYNASPDAPEEQFGPIRFYFKAQ
- a CDS encoding agmatinase family protein, whose product is MADLSNFDPNAPGLLSNNIFGLPFSEDEARLVLLPVPWEVTVSYNNGTARGPERIFKASHQVDLYDADVKDGWKQGFFMRESDRQLLLRSDYLRKEAELYLKFLAEGGDVKENDFLRRSLEDVNRGTQKMNDWVYAQTRELLQKGKLVGLIGGDHSTPLGYYKAIGEHKGDFGILQIDAHCDLRDSYEGFKYSHASIMYNALQEVPQLKKLVQVGIRDYCEEELEYIRKSEGKVYTFFDQEMKERLFEGESWKNICDNIVAQLPEQVYISFDIDGLDPKLCPHTGTPVAGGLEGPQVFYLFRKVLESGRKLIGFDLNEVSAGHDDWDANVGARMLFKLCNLIVK
- a CDS encoding bifunctional folylpolyglutamate synthase/dihydrofolate synthase — protein: MNYQQTIDYLYGQLPMFSKVGASALKNDLLNIRELCGILEHPETKFPSVHIAGTNGKGSTSHMLSAIFQQAGYKTGLYTSPHLHDFRERIRINGVMIPEEDVIQFVARMRSSMNTIQPSFFEVTVAMAFEYFAQQKVDIAIIETGLGGRLDSTNIITPILSLITNISYDHMNILGDTLPLIAAEKAGIIKPDVPVVISETQEEVVQVFKGTADLRHSPIRFADQDWRITAHEPSTTLLKITVEDVLNKKSYPLVLDLPGHYQEKNILGVLSAVQILQQAGWKISTTDLTIALSKVKQLTGLGGRWQVVKEHPYTVLDVGHNEAGIRAILEQLSLVSYKRLHIVIGFVKDKDVEAALKQLPADAIYYFTKAQIPRAMQETDLIQIAHAVGLQGNAYADVPAAYKAAQEHASQDDMVLVCGSVFIVGEVPL
- a CDS encoding radical SAM protein, which encodes MNVSPYILYSDGKGNIFEDTSLYVVGRSGWDAVPIPEDEWIELPQGGQLYELPGRRGIGIDVETGDMRLCEKGWAVAAFIPPAHTAFYIAAYETAPDAPTLPLFCYVAAGWHNDKFYVPAMRIENDIRQEAAGFDDKKVHSGVEQMMEAYPHNRLVQHLANNCALTYHCPAARNYFIGRWECPIPTSPACNANCLGCISFQPEDETIVSPQDRLTFKPTAAEIVEFTVPHLETAPFPIVSYGQGCEGEPLLMWETIRESIIEIRKHTPKGSININTNGSKPNAVRELCKVGLNSIRVSLNSVREHIYTPYYRPNNYTFRDIVESIKVVREHGGWASINYFVFPGMTDSVEEYEALRELIRETGLSMIQWRSFNIDPDWYLGKIGVTETGECLGMKQMIELIREEFPDLKFGYFNPPIERINGNYEMDFAHA
- a CDS encoding NUDIX hydrolase, giving the protein MEWKLLSSEYLHKEPWLTVRRDKCVLADGRIVDPYYVLEYPDWANAMAVTEDNKVILIRQYRHAVGKVLLEIPGGVIDATDASPETAMKRELLEETGYAFSEVHSLGAVSPNPSVNTNLTHMFLALGGKKVQEQQLDHNEEIEVILVDVAEVEQLLKDHQFLQSLHVSCLFYALQKYRELKAVVLPG
- a CDS encoding DUF5723 family protein encodes the protein MVQQRYSLLLLIVGLLTAASLQAQTFPGYHTSQYAGIHAVPFNPASAAGSRYRWDVNIVGADAKAGNTYIKFNKASLLSGDSLKRFVDWFPDTLSKNLQHAWGSVDIMMPSALYSINESQSIAFTWRVRASFNGGNMHTSTANFFSLNYPNPRMYNRTIAEEYSGFYGQAWNEFGFTYAKVFKDVGDHRWKGGITLKYLGGQAAGYAVGRDGSFVFESRSRVDINSGKLNYAYNAEMDAWDGSFGTLYSPFQNPGIGADIGVIYEWRPDSDGFGSYYEDDTWNPDADTWKARIGVSIVDIGGISYTKSLYAANLDLRVQDYDAYLLEKRKGESISQYARRMSTQFAHVDSDAGDKFYMNLPTSLNLMGDYNIDGRFFVSASATIGLLGGQKDDHKTNALTQLLVTPRYETQHLGVYLPFSVNRYGQADAGFGLRAGPLVIGSASLFSNLARSTVNHADVFVALRIIPIRFNRGSWDKGGGGIFRKRRNNLGCPSVP
- a CDS encoding MFS transporter gives rise to the protein MFNQTLSLYKSAYGGISKPIWWLASVLLINRSGTMVIPFLTVYLTFELHFPLEQAGFTITVYGIGAIAGAVLGGKLSDKLGFYPIQFWSLVLNGVMFIVLGQMRTFPQFVVTIFILGMVGEGFRPANAAAVVHYSDESSRLRSYSLIRLAVNMGWAVGPAVGGLLASFNYRLLFWADGLTCIAAALLLRAVLKPVHGPVKKEVKKEVVKGNGSAYRDGRYIFFIILVMLNGVCLFQMFNIVPVFFKEKFLMSEAMIGLSMSVNGVAIALFEMILVYKLENKRPDVLYIGYGVIMMGFSYLLFNIFPPYVFVAFIYALSFTLAEMLTMPFMNNFWIHRSQDHNRGEYAGLYTVAYCVSTIVAPTLGAYVVRHLGYTNWWYTVAAICVLTFFGFRLLLPKRVQNVQNIQGEPH